The Paenibacillus sp. FSL W8-0426 region GTCGTGAATGGCCTTTACTTTCTCATGGTCCGTCATGCCCGGTTCAATGATCCGATCCAGCACCTCGGTCGCTTTCCTGTTAACGTATTCCGTTTGCTCCTTCGTCTCCCGATACGTCAGTTTGACATGAACGTTTGCTGTGATGTTTGAGCCTTTGTAGTTAAATGCATAGCTTTTGACGGTATATTGGATGTAGGGATCGCTTTTCATGGCTGCATCGATGGAGATCTGCAACTGCTGTTTGAGGTCCTTCACATTGCCCCGGTACGTAAAATCAAGCTCTTCCGTTCGCTCAGCCATCGCGTCAAGCAACGTCTGCTGCAAATTCGAATTCGTGGTCGTGATTGACGTTTCCGATGCGGCAACCAACTGGTTTAAATCAACCGTGCGCGGAAGGGCTACGGCAATCAGGCAGCCTGCCAGCAGAATGGTAATGATGCGTCCTCCATTTTTGCCCATGAAAGGATACCACCTCTCTTCGCCAATATCTATTGACTCATTGTATCATAAAAGCCGTCCATTGCCGGGTTCTAGTTTTGTCGAAAAACAGGAAAGGGACCTCCCCCCGGAAGGTCCCATAACCATATTGAAATTACAGCAAAATTCAGTACAGGCGGCTGCCGTCCATAAACGTATCCGTCTTACCTTGAAGCTTGGCCAACCGCTCCAGCACCTGAGCCGCTTCGGCCACCGTAACCTTGCGAGCAGGCATGAAACGGCCCTCGATGGAAGGCAACAGCCCTAATTTCAGACTGAGGGACGCTGCCCCCTTATTGGTAATGGATCCCGCATCGGCAATGTTCGGAAGGTCTGACGGCAAGGTATAAAATCCGGCCAGCTTCTCATAGCGCAAAATGCGTACGAGCAGAACAGCCAGTTCCTCCCGCGTCAGCTCCTCGTCGGGTTTCAAGCTGATTTCCGGATCTGAACCCGCAATCCAGCGTTGGTCGATCAGTACACGTATGGCTTGATAATATGGACTTTCCGGCGTGACATCCGCAAATAGATTGCTTCCATCTCCGCTATGATAAATATCGAGATTCGGCTGAAGCGCTCGCGCCAAAACCGTGAACCATTCCCCGCGCGTAATCACACGGTCCGGCATCACCCGGCCCTGATCATCCGGAATGGTCACTCCATGCTGCAGCATATTCCGGATCGAAGCCTCTGCCGCGTGTCCCTCGATATCACTCGCTTCTGCCTTCCCTGTGGAAGCATCGCTGCCGTACTGTTTCTTCCACTCACCCGTATTGGCATCCAAAACATCCATCAGAGGGGAGATGGATGTTTCACTGCTGGAAGGAACATAAGCAAGTTTGACCCCGAAAGGTACGGACTCTGCTCCTCCCAAAGAGTATCCTCCATATCGGGAGAAAGCCAGAACTAAATGGAGTTGCTCAAGGTAGCTTGCCTTGGCCTTTTCATAAGAAATGGCCGGCTTCGTGTCTGTCGGCAATTGCTCCGGAGCAGCCAGCGCTCTGGTGTAGAATTCGCTGATCGTCCCATCCTCCAGAACCTGCAATTGGACCATATCATCCTGCACGACAATGTCTCCTACGTAGCGCTGGAAAACGAAGGTTGTCGCTCCCTCCAGTTCAAGCACCTGAGACAACTTGAATTCTTTTGCGGCATTCGGAACAAGCTCGATGACCTTATTCATCGCCAGCTGCTCGGCTGCCTCCTGATCCATCGTCTTGCCCGCCGCTTCCTCTGCCTGCTGTTCTTCCTTGATGCCCGTCATGTTACGCTGGTATACGTTGTAGCTATAAATCTGTCCCGTTGCAGCATCCACCTGTGCAGAAATGTCCCGCATGAACATATAAGACGCACTCGCATTACGATTGCTCCAGCTCAAGCTCCACACCTGACCGTTTGGATTCATATATTGGCTTTTATTTAGTTGGCTGTACTCCAGCTGGTAATTTTCAGGAATGTCAAAATGTTCTCTAACCCGTTCCTCCGCCTGCTTGGCAGTCAATTTCTCCCCGCTGTGGGCGGCAAAAGCATTGGCGCTGCCTTTCAAAGGCCGGTCTTTACGGGTCGATTCCTTGGTCGATGCCTTGCCTGTCATAGCATTGATGTGCTCGAGCGTACTCGCATCCATCGGAGTAAGGGTCATCCCTGCGGGAACATAGCCCAGAACGTATTTTTGCCCTGCGCGGGAAGAATACCGTTCTTTCGGAATGTATGCAAGCTGTACGTCAAATTGTTTCTCAAACTGCCGTCTCGCTTCTTCGGCGGTTGCTCCCGGTTTCGAAGACGGGTATTCCTTGCCGAGCGTTGATCTGGAAAATCCGGTAACGCTGCCCCGACTGTCCACGCTGACGTTGGCCGTCTCGGCATCGGACAGCAAACCGTCGCGTTTCAACTGGTAACTGTAATGATATTCGGTTCTACCGAACAGCGCTTGCGGCGAGGCAGAAACGTAGCTCTCCTGAACGGGGACGTAATCTGTTTCTTTCAGCCCTGGAATGGCTTTGTACAGAAACTGTTCAGCCAACTTGTCCGCCTCGTCCGAAGTCAGGTCGTTCCCCGGTTCGCCATGCTGTCTGCTTAACAGCTCCGAAGGCAGATGGGCGCTGAGTACTTCGCCTGTCACGGCGTGCACGGTAGCACTGAAGCCCAGCGTATGATTACCCTCCGTAACCGAAAAGCCGATTTCCCATGTCTTGTACTCCGGCTGGGGGTATACGTGGCTTGAACCGAATTGCACGGATGCAATGGTTGCCCTTTTCAACACAGGGAATAGCTCAAGTATATGGTTTCTGGCCTGTTCCGAGGAAATCTTGGCTCCTTCAGGCACTTCATTGCTCGTTGAATCGGAACCTACCGTCGCCTGTACGGCAACGTCTGTAACTGGTTCCGCTTTAGCTGCATACACGCTGCCGGCAAATCCCGGAGCTTGCGTCGCCAATAGCCATGCCGCCATCGTTGCGGCAGCTGCTTTGGCCGTCCCCCTTCTCAAACGGTCGTTCAAAAACAATGCTGGACCTCTCCCTTCAATTTCAGGCAAGTACAGGACATGCCTCCCTAAAAACTCGCACGAATATTGACAGTCTACTCTATGATACCATAAGCTTCCTTTTAGAAGGTCGTTTTCCCAAAAAGTTTACAAATGTTCATTTTCTGAGAACGCTCTGCACAACAAAAAAACGCCAACCAGCCAGGTTGGCGTCTATCGCTCGGCCTCATACTATGTAAATGCAGGCCGTTCCGAAGCCCCACATTCCATCTCCTGTGGGTTAACTGGATCTGAAGCAGACTCCTTTTGAACCCGGACATGGCTTTGAATAAACGGTATTACCGCTGCCCAAAATGCGGGATCTTCTTCAGAGCAACTGTGCCCGTCACTGTTAACCCAGAGATGCTCGACGGGTGGATCGGCTTTGGAAAGAAAGTATTCCAGCTCGCTTGGCGGAATAAAACGGTCCCCCTTGGAATGCACCATAAGGATCGGCAGCTGCATCATTCTGCGCCGTTCGTTCAGCAACAAAATCGGATCGTGCTGACGGTAGGTTTTGAGAGATTCGCCGAGCCGCCAAAACCAGATTCGGGGAATCACCTGAGCGAGCGGAAACTGGGGCAACCTCCGCCTGCGCAGCTCTGAGCTGACGATGACCTCGAACTGGGCAGGCATGGAATCCGTAATGACTGCCGCCACCGGAATTCCTTCCGTGAGGGCCATGATCGTTCCAAGGCCTCCCAGCGAATGTCCCAGCACTCCGATGGCTTGGGGATCAATTTCCGTTCTGGCGGAGGCATACCGCACTGCAGCCAGCAGATCATCCCTGAACAAATAAGCCGACGCGGCCTTGACCGGATCGCTGGCACCATGGCTTCTTACGTCGTACATGAGCAGCGCATACCCCGCTTCCCAAATCGGCCGGGCGTAGCGCAGCACCCGCGATCTGTTGGAACCCCAGCCATGGGCAATAATAACCAATGGCCAAGGTTGAGGCACCGAAGCATCTGCCGGTATAAACCATCCATGCACGTTGCCGTCGCCGCTCTTAAAGGTGACGTCTTCGAACGGCATGGGTGGTTTCAGCGTAATGGGTATTTTCTTCGGCGTCTGGCTTTTCACCGCTGCTCTCCATAACCCTCCCGCAGTGACCGCAGCAACCGCGATCATTCCGCCAATCATCGTTTTGGCCTTCATGGGCACACTCCTCTCCGGCTATTGCTTACGTTCAGCATACGAAAGTATCATCATCGCTCTTTAAAGCAAAGCATCATTTTATGTCAATCCTCTCGATCGCCCGACGCTGCCCGGACAAAGGCTTTGGCCTGTTTCGCGATCTGCTCGCTGTTCCCGGCGGTCAAAGCCTGCTTGGGAAGCAATGCACTGCCAAGTCCAACCGCGGCCGCACCTGCTTCATAATACTGGGCGATATTGTCCAGATTGGCTCCGCCTGTCGCTAACAGTGGAATATGATTCAAAGGAGCTTTGACCTCTTTCAGGTAAGAGAGCCCCAAACTGGCCATCGGAAACAGCTTCACGACCCGGGCTCCTGCTTCGTGCGCCGCGACGATTTCGGTGGGCGTCATGGCGCCAGGCCAAATGTCTATCCCTTGTTCTACAGCATATTCAATGACGGAGAGATCGACATTGGGAGACACCAGAAATTGCGCTCCCGCCGCCACTGCCTCTTTGGCCATCTGCACATTAAGCACCGTGCCGGCGCCGATGTAAGCCTGTCCTTCATGGCGTGCTCGCCAGTCGGCAATGATGTGCTGCGCACCTGGCGTGTTCAAGGTAACCTCCATCAAGCGGATTCCGCCATCGGCCATTCCTTTTCCAGCGGTTACCGCTTCTTCACGGCTGATGCCGCGCACGATCGCTACAAGCCTGGATTCAATCAATACCTCTGATAAATTCATCATATCTACCCCTTAGTATGTAAATTTGGCACCAGAATTCATGCATGCTTCGAAAATCCGGTGATAAGTTATTGCTTCCGACGCCGCTTTCTTTCAGAAAAGCTTTTAGCGAACACTTCGCTTCTTCAGATTGGTTCTGCCTCTCCGTTAACATATATTTGTTCATTACGGCTTGTATAGATTCATTGTAAAACATCTGCTTGCCCTATTGGAAATTTTTCGTCAAACCGCGGCATTGGCAAAATGCAAAAAGGCATCCGCCAATGCGGAAGCCTGCTGCATG contains the following coding sequences:
- a CDS encoding bifunctional 4-hydroxy-2-oxoglutarate aldolase/2-dehydro-3-deoxy-phosphogluconate aldolase encodes the protein MNLSEVLIESRLVAIVRGISREEAVTAGKGMADGGIRLMEVTLNTPGAQHIIADWRARHEGQAYIGAGTVLNVQMAKEAVAAGAQFLVSPNVDLSVIEYAVEQGIDIWPGAMTPTEIVAAHEAGARVVKLFPMASLGLSYLKEVKAPLNHIPLLATGGANLDNIAQYYEAGAAAVGLGSALLPKQALTAGNSEQIAKQAKAFVRAASGDRED
- a CDS encoding alpha/beta fold hydrolase yields the protein MKAKTMIGGMIAVAAVTAGGLWRAAVKSQTPKKIPITLKPPMPFEDVTFKSGDGNVHGWFIPADASVPQPWPLVIIAHGWGSNRSRVLRYARPIWEAGYALLMYDVRSHGASDPVKAASAYLFRDDLLAAVRYASARTEIDPQAIGVLGHSLGGLGTIMALTEGIPVAAVITDSMPAQFEVIVSSELRRRRLPQFPLAQVIPRIWFWRLGESLKTYRQHDPILLLNERRRMMQLPILMVHSKGDRFIPPSELEYFLSKADPPVEHLWVNSDGHSCSEEDPAFWAAVIPFIQSHVRVQKESASDPVNPQEMECGASERPAFT
- a CDS encoding YcdB/YcdC domain-containing protein, coding for MPEIEGRGPALFLNDRLRRGTAKAAAATMAAWLLATQAPGFAGSVYAAKAEPVTDVAVQATVGSDSTSNEVPEGAKISSEQARNHILELFPVLKRATIASVQFGSSHVYPQPEYKTWEIGFSVTEGNHTLGFSATVHAVTGEVLSAHLPSELLSRQHGEPGNDLTSDEADKLAEQFLYKAIPGLKETDYVPVQESYVSASPQALFGRTEYHYSYQLKRDGLLSDAETANVSVDSRGSVTGFSRSTLGKEYPSSKPGATAEEARRQFEKQFDVQLAYIPKERYSSRAGQKYVLGYVPAGMTLTPMDASTLEHINAMTGKASTKESTRKDRPLKGSANAFAAHSGEKLTAKQAEERVREHFDIPENYQLEYSQLNKSQYMNPNGQVWSLSWSNRNASASYMFMRDISAQVDAATGQIYSYNVYQRNMTGIKEEQQAEEAAGKTMDQEAAEQLAMNKVIELVPNAAKEFKLSQVLELEGATTFVFQRYVGDIVVQDDMVQLQVLEDGTISEFYTRALAAPEQLPTDTKPAISYEKAKASYLEQLHLVLAFSRYGGYSLGGAESVPFGVKLAYVPSSSETSISPLMDVLDANTGEWKKQYGSDASTGKAEASDIEGHAAEASIRNMLQHGVTIPDDQGRVMPDRVITRGEWFTVLARALQPNLDIYHSGDGSNLFADVTPESPYYQAIRVLIDQRWIAGSDPEISLKPDEELTREELAVLLVRILRYEKLAGFYTLPSDLPNIADAGSITNKGAASLSLKLGLLPSIEGRFMPARKVTVAEAAQVLERLAKLQGKTDTFMDGSRLY